tttgtttttttttttttttctcttacaaTGGCCAAAATTAGTTTCATATACAGCCCATATTCCCCATTGAAATGGCACATATTCCCAATATACCCAATATAATATCgcgtttttttctcttttttcccagACTTACCCAAATGCCCTGTAAAAAATGAAGAGAGTAAGTGAAGATATTATACGATCACCAAAATGATACACAGATCcactgcacacatccacacaatagcataaaataatatgcaacaCTTTTCCTATTATACTAATTCAAggcaaaatatttcaacaattcatttctgttttatgtataaaataaattattttcctcatgctgcatttgaaacaaaaaacattctacAACTGGCACATTCCTTCACAACATATGAACAAAAGTTTAATTCATAACGTGGAACTGAAATGATGAAACACCTAGACCCACCAGGTCTATTTTGCCCTACAGTTGAAATGCCAAAGAACTTAATTGATTATAACTGTTGCAGGCATTTCCATGGAAAATGAGGTCCACGCTGAGGAAACCAAGGGCTATGAAGGTAATACATTCACATCTATACTTTACAAAGGGTGAACAATATTAAAAAGATGTGTGATTTGTTCTCACAACCTTTGTTCTGTATCAAAACTGCGGTGGGTATGCCAGTACGGAGGACTGGTACAAGAACCAGACAGTGCttgttaatttttcataaacagtgcttaaataaacaacaatcttgacatttttctgtaaacagacaaatttaatagatttacttttttattgcaGACTAcggggggtagggggcagtGGGAATTGTGCAGAAATCTGGTGCCAGAGTGATGCACTGGTTGCCTGCTTTGGAATATCAGGTGATGAACATTTAGTCAAGGGGAAGAGTCATGTGCAACGGAGCAAAGCAGTtgctcttatgcagagcagCATACAGCAACCAAAAGTGCAGATCTTTTTGCTGGGAAAGGTCAACAGTATGTATGCCCACAATGTCTCTGCCACTGTATTCAACTGAAGTCCCCTGTGATTGAgtgcataaatgttttttttgttttttgtccaaAGTGTGTTTTGTGGTATCTGACTGAAATGCCCTTGGTTCAGATTCCAGCATGACCCCACTGCAGATTGCTTTTGCTGTTGTTGGAGCTGTTCTTGCTGCCCTTCTTGTTTTTGGTGCCATTACATACTACATCTTGAAGGCCTGTCGGAAGCAGGGGTAAGCAATTCCATTCCTGCAGGGCTGCTATCTATACAGGTTTTCATTATCACCAGTTACACTGGCCAAATGTATTCACttgtgatttggggggggggggggggttgaggggcaTGGATGTGAATGGTGTTTACATCATCTGATCCAGTGGTTCTCATCCTTTGTCCTGGGGACCccatgtgtatgctggtttaTGTTCCAACCACAagtgcaatcccagaattttatcTTGTTCctttttctgaatttattttcgtgtttagagggattacTGTGTTTATCCTCTTAAACCACATCATATCtcaaatagctatgcatgcgatgtaccatgttcacattgtgcttattgtccTGTATTGCAATCAGTTACATAAAAAGAAGTAGCGGTTTTCTtcactgatcaaattaaaaactattgagtcaataggctcctaattaggtccTTAATTCGTTGATCAGGCACAGGGAGCCACAGCTGGGAGGGACAGACCCACAGAGACAGCCCCAGGCACAGGACCAAAACGAAATGGAGCTGGAAGACAGGAATGATGCCTCAGTAGAGCCCTCCCCTCGGTCCGTGGAGACACAGGGCCAGGATGCCAGTGATGGGGCTGCAGGCCGAGGGGCtgaggatggggatggggaggggggtgaggatgaggatgggggtgaggatggggatgggggtggagagGCGGGTGAGAAAGGGGGTGAGGATGGGGATGAgaatggggatggggatggggatgggggtacAGAGGGGGATGAGAAGGGGGGTGAGGATGGGGGTGAGAAggggggtgaggatgaggatggggatTAGGATGGGAGTGGGGATGTCTTATTTTGTGTATAAATGTTAGAAAGTGGGgtttgttgtttaattttttgtttaataaatcacTCAAAACCAACAACCTTGGAGACCGTGGATGATTGCTGGAATGTGCGTCAAAGCACCTACTCCGGCACCTGTAGCGTatggaagaaaataaagttCAAGAAGGTTTTAAGAACTCATCAAATTTAACAGATTTTAATTCtttaactgtaaatatttgactttcaactgtgaaaatttttttaatttttatttattcgcaTTGAATTTTATAGTTTTGAATTCACATCTCAAAAAGTTAACCTCCCAACATTCCaatctaaaaaaaactaatgttcCATTTTTCCAATTCTGTTTGAAAGAGACCAAttcataaaaattaaattcataaaaattcagttttaaaacacGTACGGAACATCTGGGTACCTCAGGAAAAGAGGTAGAACGTGCTGTTTTAGTCCCACAGCAacaaagtgaacaaaaaaatcctGAGATTACTATCACTGTAATATGAATGAGAGACGACCCTTGAGCTGAACCTgtagaaacaaataaataaaacagatcaACAACATTCATTTTCCAACCATCAGCATCACTGAACCAGCACTCCTGTATAACTGCACATGCAGTATATCAACAAAGCTGATTCTTACAGACATTCTCACCTGAGCTCTTTGCTGCTATGTGGTAGATGTCAGTTTGTTTCTCTCCAGTGCCGGGGTTGGTGTAGCACAGGTGGAGACTGCGTGACTTCCAGCCCGATGCTGGCTCAAGGAGAGTGCCGATGCTGCACAGTTCATCCTCTCCCTCGGTGATGTTAGCCTGACTGCGCTCAGTCACAGTCAAATCattctcattggtccagaagGCGGACGGCTGGGGGAACCATCCAGAGGACTTGAAGTGCAGACGTTTTCCTTCCAGGGACATACTGCCTAATTTAGAAGGCTTTGCTGGTGAGGATTAAGAACCAGAGAAAAATACAAGTCACATCCAAGCTGTATAAAGCAACAATGTCAGATTACTGGAAATACAGTCCATTAATTTCTTGCATTAGTTCATTTAGTATTTGTCAATTAATAAATTCGTTTTTCATATCTGGGCAGCTGCACCACTGCTCTTGAACAGTGTTTGAGGTAATCACACTGCGCAATATACTGTCCTAAACGGGGTATTATACATAGTTTTAGTTGACAACTAAAATGATGAAACACCAGTGAATGGATCATGACCGTAAACAGGACCATGTCTGTTGGTAGTGAAACAGCTGACCAGGATCATATGGAAAAGAATAAACATATTAACCCAGCAATGAATTGGACCGGTTGGTGTTGTTTGAAATAAGAGTAAACATATAGGCTGGGTGTGTCGTGTTTTTTCTGGTaaactttcatttgcatttcgATGCTTGGTGGTGCAGTCAGACAATTTGACTACAGACTACAGCACCCAGGATCAGGAAGAATGGAGAgaaccagaggagagaggagagagccacCTGCTTTAGACCTggagccatttttatttaatattttgggaTGTATTTACAAGAAAAGAGATCCACCTGCTTCAGATATGGAGCCATTTTCATTCAATATTTTGGGATGCATTTACAAGAAAAGAGATCCACCTGCTTTAGATCTGGGGCCATTTTCATCAAACCTTTTGGGAGAATCTTACCGGAGGAGAGACCTGCCTGCTTTAAATCCAGGGTTGTTTTCATCAAAGATTGAAGGTTTCTTTATCCGTAtccagaaataaatgtatttttccggCGGGAGATGCAGCTTTCCACAGGTACAATGAACAAAAGAGCAACACAAATACAGCAATACAACACAAAAGACATCACAAGACAAGGTAAGAAAATAGGTGTAAGTAATTTAAAagctaataaaaacacattattgggAGAAACTTACTAGAGGAGAAAGCCACCTGTTTCAAGCCTTTTTCACATAAAACGTTGCAGATATGTGCTTAAAAGACATGGATCTGGGACTACACAAGAATATTCCGACAAGACCAAaccaacaaaatataaaaataaaaaaacatttattaaaaaaaaagacatacagaCAACACTAATTCTACAGGAAATCTAatggagaaaaggaaaaatgaattttgatcaaatgaaatcaaaatgtccCACTTAAACAGTAAAAGTATCATTATTATGCCAGTCCtcaaatatatatgaaatgtgTTTCCAGATGAAACAgagaaattcatattttttgcacttttgccATGTTGGAACTGAATGGGCTGGATTCACAGATTATGTATCACACGGAAGGATAACGCATCTGCACACAGAGGTCTGTGCGGAAGAAGGTCCGGGCATAAGGACACGTGAACGTGAGCGGCGCTAGTTCCACTTATTATAAAGCTATTTGTttagttatttcttttttcactttcataTTTGAGTGAACAACAGCATCGTCATCCtctattgcagtgtttttttaaactacgCATCGGGACCCAAGTGAGTGGTGAGTCCCGTAACGAGTCGGCAGTCAGCTAGGCTATGTTagcctgtgtgtctgatgggtCCCTTAAACTACTACATATTTCTAATTCTGGTCCCAATATTAGAGAAGTATTTATAATTTGGGTCCCAGTATTAGagaagtattttttatttggatcCCAATATTTAAAAGCTTAAGTTGGTATTTCATGTTCCGTACGTGGAAAGAATCAGAGATCTGACCGGGAGGCTAATATGCTAATTGCTTTGTCTCCTACGGTTAGGCCGCAACTTTTTGTTTATACAGTTATTGATAAGATTCTGTCCatggcactttattttttaatgtaattcctTTTTCACTTCCATATTTGAGTGAACAACAGCATCATCATCCTctgttgcagtgttttttaCGCATCGGAACTGAAATTAGCTGGCATTGGAGGATGGTGCCAGAAGGAGCCAACAGTCTGATAGGCTATTGTAGCATATGTGTTTGATGGGTCCCTAAAACTACTACGTATTTCTAATTTTGGTTCCTAGATTGTACGTTCATGTAATTCTTTATGATCAtagctaaatgttttattagcAACTCCAAATAAAGAACCAAACTTTTTTGTGTCCAGTTTCAAGTATTTTGATTACACCAGGCTATGTATTCATTGTGTGCGATAAGATAGCTTGAGCTTTTACatgtaatataaaaacacacatttacagaactTATACTTAATTGTAAgatgaacaaaagaaaattaatgcCACAACATATGACTGTGCTGAAAGACAGCTTTGTACTTTCACAAGATTAATAAAGCGTAAATTTTCtcttgcagaagaggaagatgcTGATTTTTTGCCTTCTCTTGCTGATTTTTTCTCAACACATGGGTAAGGTTTGATTTTTTCGCATTCAGAGTGACTAGAATTATATTGAAACCATGTATAAACATTTGTCTACTtcagtcaaattaaatatttacttcaaCATTGAATCCTTTCTCAGATTCAATGTAAATGAGGCTTGATGTTTGACTAGACGAGACCAGGTGGTCCAGCAGTATGTCTCCcccaaagtaaaaatgaatctTAATCCTATGCTGTTGATTCAGTTATTTCCATTTACACCATAACATCTGATATAATTGTGTTATACAGTCATCACTAAAATGAACAAGAAAGgttgtataaaataatacaggcTACATGTGAGCTACATATAATGCTCAAAAACATGAGAAAGAAAATCTTTCATTCAAATAAGATGGCTGAGAGAACTTTTTTGTAacaataatttgtgtgtgtgtgtgtgtgtgtgtgtgtgtgtacacatatttTTCCTCTATTTCAGGAGCAACACCTGAGATCTGTAAAAAGGAATGGCCGTGCGCTGATCCTGTATGTTTTGAAATAATGAGGTCATCAGAACCAGCTTGCACCTCCACCAATCAAACACATCTCTGCAGAATTGACAGCAGCTGCATTGAGTATAATTGTGATGCAGATTTAAGCTGCAAATGTAACGGATGTCCAATTGATCTGGCAGGTGAGATATCAATCTGATACCAGCCATGCTTTTCCATTCTGCTGGGCTTAAAGGCTAtatcatttctgttctttttactGGAACTCCTCTGTTAAGGGATGCTGGTAATCAGACGTttgtaacccggcttcaaagagtaaaaagactgaccatgtatttgctccaccaacatgcactaaaccagctgattacaataattagttatcctatcatgctgaagagttatgctaattagaatcggctggtttagtgcatggtgctggagaaaatacatggtcagtctttttactctttgaagccgggttacccacctctgctggtaatgaaaacatttcttacTGGTCTTTattgttctttcattttggTTTGGATTCcattaacatttgtccttaactttgtggaacaatttaaaagcacgcttatttttatttatttattgtttggcCAATTCAGCAATCAAAAGAAACTTCCCAATATGAGTTTATGAAGAAAAGGTATAAATTCTTGCATTTAATTGGCAGTCATTGGCCATTAAGAACATCTGCTGATTGAACCccagcctttgtttttttttttctcttacaaTGGCCAATATTAGCTTCATATACAGCCCATATTCCCCATTGAAATGGCGCATATTCCCAATTTACCCAATATAatatcctgtttttgttttttttcccagacttAACCAAATGCCCTGTAAAAGATGAAGAGAGTAAGTGAAGATATTATACGATCACCAAAATGATACACAGATCCACTGCACGCATCCACAcaatagcataaaataatatgcaacaCTTTTCCTATTATGATAATTCAAGGCAAAATGTTTCAAcacttcatttctgttttatgtataaaataaattaccacAGAGTCATTTTCCTAatgctgcttttaaaacaaaaaacattctacAACTGGCACATTCCTTCAGCAACATACGAACAAAAGTTTAATTCATAACGTGGAACTGAAAAGATGAAACACCTAGACCCACCAGGTCTATTTTGCCCTACAGTTGAAATGCCGAAGAACTTAACTGATTATAACTGTTGCAGGCATTTCCATGGAAAATGAGGTCCATCCTGAGGAAACCAAGCCCTATGAAGGTAATACATTCACATCTATACTTTACAAAAGGTGAACAATATTCAAAAAAATGAGTGATTTGTTCTCACAATCTTTGTTCTGTATCAAAACTGCGGTGGGTATGCCAGTACGGAGGACTGGTACAAGAAGTGCTTGGTAATTTTTCATAAACAGTgcttaaataaacaacaatctTGACATTTTTCTCCTGTTATAACTGTAAACAGATGAATTTAATAGATTTGCTTTTTTATCGCAGACTAcggggggtagggggcagtGGGAATTGTGCAGAAATCTGGTGCCAGAGTGATGCACTGGTTGCCTGGTTTAGAATATCAGGTGATGAACATTTAGTCAAGGGGAAGAGTCATGTGCAACAGAGCAAAGCAGTtgctcttatgcagagcagCATACAGTAACCAAAAGTGCAGATCTTTTTCTTGGGAAAGGTCaactgtatgtatgcacacaatGTCTTTGCCACTGTACTCAACTGAAGTGAGACACTATCAATGGACTGCAGCAGATTCAATGTTTCACAGGTGACCTATCCACACCTGAAGTGCCAGAGAGGAACAACACCAACAGGACCGAGTCATCTGGTAAACCTTTgggttttttgtgatttttttgcatcAAGTCACCTGTTTGGTTTC
This window of the Anguilla anguilla isolate fAngAng1 chromosome 1, fAngAng1.pri, whole genome shotgun sequence genome carries:
- the LOC118227101 gene encoding uncharacterized protein LOC118227101 isoform X1, with translation MQHSTGTEDIRATQYSNTTQKTSQDKKRKMLIFCLLLLIFSQHMGATPEICKKEWPCADPVCFEIMRSSEPACTSTNQTHLCRIDSSCIEYNCDADLSCKCNGCPIDLADLTKCPVKDEESISMENEVHPEETKPYEGDLSTPEVPERNNTNRTESSGSSMTPLQIAAAVVVPAVGVGAGAIAYCVWMARRMQGHRDAEQEERDPQGEPLAQDQNIMELQDMNGDGEGEVV
- the LOC118227101 gene encoding uncharacterized protein LOC118227101 isoform X3 — its product is MQHSTGTEDIRATQYSNTTQKTSQDKKRKMLIFCLLLLIFSQHMGATPEICKKEWPCADPVCFEIMRSSEPACTSTNQTHLCRIDSSCIEYNCDADLSCKCNGCPIDLADLTKCPVKDEESISMENEVHPEETKPYEGSSMTPLQIAAAVVVPAVGVGAGAIAYCVWMARRMQGHRDAEQEERDPQGEPLAQDQNIMELQDMNGDGEGEVV